The sequence CACCGCCGTCCACCGCGACCAGCACCAATCACAGTCCCAGCACCAGACGACAAGTAGGTCACAAGCCCCGCCCACACCGTCGCCCTCGGTGATTGACCTTAGCAACCATGCCAGCGCATCGACGTTGATACACACAAGCATGGGCGCACAGAACTGTCTCCGTAGTCTCACCAGAACAGgtgtgtaaaacacacacacgcacacctctcATACATACCAAAACACACAGGGAAACAAGGAGGATACACCTGATACACAATACACCTGCTAGTCACCATGTTTATTAGTAAGGTGTTAGATGTAcactatttttacatttttagcagacgctcttatccagagcaacttagtaGTGAGTGGATCCATTTTCATGTTCacactggtcccccatgggaatcgcaGAGGGCCACTTTTATGAGAGTTGCTATTGCAATTAATAAGGTTTAGAACTGTCATCTCGAGGGGTCCAGCAGCATATTTTATTGTCACCTCGTAATCGATGAGTAAATCAATAGATGCAGTGTAGTCTGTTCATTTCACACTTGGCCTTGGGTTGGGATGAGCCAACCAAGGCATTCTGAGGGTGTCAGAATACAGAACAAATTCTGTCAACATAAAAATAGACGAGAAGGAAAAAGATGAACCATGTATCCGTCACAGTCCTTAGTGTCtgttcccccattaaaatgcaggCCCAGTAAGAATAGAGTGTAGGACTGCTTTATTAGGTTTCTTAGAAGAGGCCACAAACCCAGAATGGAAAAGGTGTGAAATTCAACAGATGGTGTGACCCGTAAGTGTGTTGCACACAGAATGCAGACACACAGCTTCAGGCTGCCTGTACTTGGACTTGTCTCTGCGTAATATCTGTGTTTTAGGTATATACTGTGCTGTACTTACCTGAACTGGGACATAATCAGAAGTAGGATCAGGGGTACCTCACCTGAGCCCAGCTAACACACAATGTAGAATCTAATGCAGTGGTTCCctactccagtcctccagttcccccaacAGCATACATTTCggttgtagccccagacaaacaaacctgattcaactcattgagggcctgaTGATCAGTTGACAAGTtcaatcaggtgtgcttgtctggggctacaatacaaatgtgtactgttgggggtactcgaggaccagagttacaatacaaatgtgtactgttgggggtactcgaggaccagggttacaatacaaatgtgtactgttgggggtactcgaggaccagagttacaataaaaatgtgtactgctgggggtactcgaggaccagggttacaatacaaatgtgtactgttgggggtactcgaggaccagggttacaataaaaatgtgtactgttgggggtactcgaggaccagagttacaatacaaatgtgtactgttgggggtactcgaggaccagggttacaataaaaatgtgtactgttgggggtactcgaggaccagggttacaatacaaatgtgtactgttgggggtactcgaggacaagagttacaatacaaatgtgtactgttgggggtactcgaggaccagggttacaataaaaatgtgtactgttgggggtactcgaggaccagggttacaatacaaatgtgtactgttgggggtactcgaggaccagagttacaatacaaatgtgttctgttggggtactcgaggaccagagttacaatacaaatgtgtactgttgggggtactcgaggaccaggcttacaatacaaatgtgtactgttgggggtactcgaggaccagagttacaatacaaatgtgtactgttggggtactcgaggaccagggttacaatacaaatgtgtactgttgggggtactcgaggaccagagttacaatacaaatgtgtactgttgggggtactcgagaaCCAGAGTTGCAatacaaatgtgtactgttgggggtactcgaggaccagggttacaatacAAATGTGTACTCTTGGGGGAACTCgaggaccagggttacaatacaaatgtgtactgttgggggtactcgaggaccagggttacaatacaaatgtgtactgttgggggtactcgaggaccggaGTTTGGAACCACTGATTTAACCTATACGACATATGGACCAACAATAACCAACCACACCCAAAACACACAATGTAAATAGCATGTAGGCCAGTCAGACTACTCTCttccaacccctaccactacagcgggaagatgtttgggggtgggggtttGATATCAGATACAATTCTGATTCCCGGCCATGCGACTTGTGTCTGAGaggtcaaatctgatttatttgacCTCGAATGGTTTTTAGATTGTTATTtagcatatcttgttgcttgctagctactctgacagtttgacaagaacatgtggtagctaactagcgtgttaattgtttacaaacaaatgagGGAATGTGCTAGAAAGCTCAACAGCCACCTAGATAgatagttgactgctgtggctagccaaaaatTACTTGTTTTAAAAGTTGGATTATCTTATCCTTCAaggctttaaaagtgttcttacactatgattttgaacattcaaagcagacattgttgtcaccttcagcagcaccaccaatcagcctacaccactacGCACACACCCGACATTACTATGACAACAAgtgtagccatgtcagcaaatgactgctgtctgaacacacacagatCCGAtgtggtcacttgtaacttgctgtttgaacagtcagtattccaacacggatttgaaaaacaaaactgatttgagcattaaggcctgcagttTGAACAAGGCTTAATTAACTTGATTAATTAGTGCAATGTTCTGTTTGTAAGTCACTCATTTGAAGTACTTTTCTTCTGAAGGGCAGGTGTTATACCACATCtatatggctgtgtttacacaggcagcccacttttgatattttgcccaattattgggtAAAGACCTGACCTGATctgaccaattagtgaaaaaagatcagaattgggctgcctgtgtaaacgcagcctatgtGGCTCTCGTCCTGATTTCAGTGTGATTCTCAGGTAAGATATTTTTACTCTGAAGTGTTTGTTTTGCACATTACCTTCCATTGCCATGACAACCACCCTAGAATTTTAAAGGACAATGACAGGAAATGAGCATTGCATCTGTATGCTACTTCAGGGGCTACATCAGTGTGAATGCGCAAATCTGATATTGGTCACATGTAAAACTGAGTGTTGACAGTcagaaaacaaatatttgataTGAAGAAAAACCTCAATTGGGTTCTTAGGGTGGCTGTGTAAACAATTCCTTAAAATGTTGGGGTATTTGTCAAGTTCACAGCAGGTCATgtgcacatttttttttacttcagagCAAAGAAATTTGATCTGAGCGTCTAGAAAGAGGTCACATGGAGGGTCAGGTTTGTATGAGTATTCAGATCCACATATGGATGTGGTATAAATCATAAGTAATAAGATCTGatttcatgttttgtttttttaaatatcagGTATGCAAATAAAAGATCTGAATTGGGCTAcgtgtgtaaacacagcctaagaCACTTTTCTGAGAAGCAGATTGCCTTCTCTTGATTGAAGTGAAATCTTCACCTGGAGGTCAAATCTCTCTCAGTGCATCCCTTTAGCTAATTAGTGTAATGTTCTGTTCCTTAGTCACTCGTCTCAGGCACTTCTGATTAGCAGGTGCTTTACTCACTTCTAAGAAGCATATGTTGTCTTCTCTTGATTGAAGTGAAATCTTCATCTGCACTGGAGGTCAAATCTGTCTCTGTACATCTCTGTGTAGCTGTGCTGAGCTAGGTATAGATCTATCTATACTGTAAATCTCAGACCGAATCAGTGTGATTCATCTCATCCACCAGCCGACTCTCTCTCTGGTAGCAGTTGAGCCTGAGGTAGAGGTTATACATGCATAATGTTTGTGTAAGAGACAAGTGGATAGAGATTTATAATATGAGCCCTGTCCGCATACCCATTTTATAACCGATGTCCagtagttggttcagagtttattTTGGATGGGAattggagggggaagaggggaacTGTAGGTACTCACACTGGTATGTTTCACACAATGGTACATTTTGGTGTAGGTTGTGTGTTAGCTTTGTGTCTTGTGCCCCATGGTGGCCACTGTTTGTCACTACTACTTGATACATTATAGTAACTGTACAATTGTTTGTGGTGCTGGGAATAAAACGCATTACTTTCAATTTGTCACTTTTATCATGAATGTCTTGAAAATAGTGCACCGACACACCAAACCAAAAAGTATGCAGAGGAAATTTCTATAATTCTATCAAATACATTTCTCTTGCCTATTTCCATGTCTCTAACATCCTGTTGttgtcttcctccccctctccagccCTACCATCCAGAAACACTCCCAGCCCCATCGACCCAGAGTCCATCCAGGTGCCGATGAGTTATGAGCCCGACCCTGCTGACCTGGCCCTGTCCAGTGTACCGGGACAGGAGATGTTTGACCCCCGCAAATGCAAGTTCGCCCCCGAGGAGCTCAAACCACAGCCCATGTTCAAGAAGGCCCGCAAGGTGTTATTCCCTGATGACATGAAGGTGTGTGTGTCATCTAATCTATCAGATTACTTAGCGCTGTGTTATCCCTATTATGTAAAAGGTAGATTTGGTCATAACGCTGACTCATCTATTATTTAGAGATAATAATCACAGTGAATGAACGGCATGAAGACAGCGAGCCATTAACACTGATTATAGTCTGGTTTCACCACAACACTAAAGCCAATGAAAAcaaggtgtgtgagtgtgagagactTAGGGGATTTGCCTTTTTAAGTTTGTTCACATAAAGGTGGATCCATGCAGGGTTTTAGTACATTAATGAATTGACTGAAAGTTGATTGTGCAGCCATACAAAGGTTATGGGAAAACTCCACTAGCTGCTAGAAAGGAGGGGTCATTTTCTAATGGGAGAGGTCTGTCTCTGACAGTTAGCAAATGGATGTGTTTCATTTCACAGAGTGAACGTACTGTATCTTTAGAGCGCCAAAGACCTTTTGACCAAtagtgggtgcatggtattgttgtttctggctcattaacatattttgaggtgtgccttgtaagaggTTATAATTGTTGCACCcgtgagtgagaatgctgtaccaatttaGCACACATGTTGTTATAATGCTCCCTCTATTGAAAATGTATAGATGACAGATTAGAGTGGCAGGAAGTATTAAACCTTAAATTGTTCAGCATTTTGCTGTGTTTTGCCTTCTAGTCactgccagtttggaagcctttgttaaggccCCTAGAAGGTCAAGTGATATAACACAAAATATTCAGTAATATTCTGTAATGTGTAAACACTTTATCAAGCAGCCAgcctgcttgcaccaatcccttgTAATTATAGTAAAATATTGTAAAATACAAACCCCTCCCCTCAATTAATTtaattcattcatccattcataaTTTATTCTGATTACAGtggcatttttatttttttacagtataatacagccaATTTTATGGTATTGTACtttatattacagtaggtgtactATAATATGAAATACATAATTGTACTTGCTACGAGCTGCCTGTAAGCTACTGCCAAATGTAACCCCTTTACAGTGTTTGACCTGTTTTGGCTCCAGGTAAATAGCCTAAAGAATGcatttaaaatataatttaaaggcccctcaaactcaactctggacctcaaagtcAGTTCCACTGCCTTTTTTCATTGTTACATTTTACGGTATTGTACTGTGTGTCATTGCCcagtacttgctttgataccATATTTATATTAGAGCATTTTACTCACCAGGAACTGCCTGTAAGATAATGCCAAATTCATGGCAACCCCTTTACAGTGTTGCTTAGGCAACTGTTTTGGTACACAGCAACAAGCCAATGAAAAGTTGGCTAAAGCTACCAATCCAGTTAACCCGCTTATATGAAATATGTGagttttttaaaattataataTTGGTCATCTGGGGCCTTGTGTATAACCGTTGCGTACATTTCACACTAAATATCTGCCTGTGCCATTTCTAAAAAGACTGCACACGTACACAAATATTGATATTTATAAACTTAGCACATACCGTACATACACGTTACCCATTCAAAATCAGACCGGTGCTGAAACTATGCACGCGTGAATGAGCATTAAAACtccaccttttatggtgacagtAATGCCCTTATTTACTGTATCCTTTGGAATGATTGGAATTAGGCCAAGTTAGTTTCTAAAGGAAATAGCAATGGTAAACTTGATCAAATGTCTCTGGAGGTGTTGGTAGAATGTTTTAAACTTTTACAGTAACATTTGCTGTATCTGACAGTTGCTGAAAGAGAAAAACAATTGGAAATTGCTGTGGAACTGTAAACAGATAATTTGAAATCAGCAATGTTTTGCGTTAACTTTTTCCCAAACCTAAATATACTGCGCTGGCCGcaaatttttatacattttctagTACGTCTACTcgaaaagagaaaaaaaacctACTGTGGTAGCCTACGCACTTCAAAGCAAAATATCAACTGTCTGTTAaattctactgtatattatcaacTGCGCTCCCTTTTGGATGCATAGAGCAAAATACTTGAAATTATAGTGTAATAGGTGAAATGAAATGAGAGATGCCATGGTCATTTGTTGTAGGTTAAAGCTTCTTCAAGAATATGAACCCATCATGGCCAGAAAATGTGGTGAGGAATTTATTCTATTTACTATGTTAAAGtgggtccaattaaatgagagatgggaCGTTCTAGGCCTATAAGCTACTTGGCAAGTATGAACCCATCATagtcagaaaaggtgaggaatttattctgcaatgatcATAGAAAggaaatacagtgcattgggaaagtattcagaccccttgacattttcaacattttgttacgttacagccttattataaaatggattcaatagttatttttccctcatcaatctacacacaatgcaaatgtataaaaaaatgaagatccttcttggtcacctccctgaccaaggcccttcttccccgattgcacagtttggccgggcggccagctcaaggaGAAGTGTTGGTgcttacaaacttcttccatttaagaatgatggaggccactgtgttcttggggactttcaatgctgcagaaattatttggtacccttcctcagatctttgcctcgacacaatcctgtctcggagctctacggacaattctcaTGGCTTaatctttgctctgacatgaactgccaactgtgggaccttatgtagccaggttctgtgcctttccaaatcatgtccaatcaattgaatttaccacagatgtacaccaatcaagttgtagaaacatctcaaggatgatcaatggcaactggatgcacctgagcaaaatGGCGAGTCTCATagcagtctgaatacttatgtaaataaggtatttctgttttttatttttaatacattttcaaaaatgtctaaaaatgctttgtcattatggggtattgtgtgtagattaatgagaaaccttttttttaatgaattttaaattaggctgtaacgtaacaaaacgttgaaaaagtgaaggggtctgaatactttccaaatgtactaTAGATGCCTGTTTCTAACTATTTTAGAATGCAAAGATGCAAAAAATGTATCTTCGCTGTTCTCACTAGCGGTAAATTATTGAATCTTGTTAGAATTTTTTTGTTATGAATAAGCGTGTCATCATATCCCACATTTGCACAAAATACCAGGCTTCTTGCGTGCTTGAAATGCAACCACTAAAAACTGTGCATGTTCTAAAGTTTGCGGGAAGCTAAGCACATTCTCACTTCAAGTTCAGTTTGTATAAATGCCAACTTTTTTGTGAAAACTGGTACACTAATGTTTTGGGGTATATTTTGTACATACGCAACGTTTATAAATTAGGTCTCAGGAGTTTATAATTAACTGTGCCAGCTAGCACGGAAGTCCGTTCGatatctagttttgatttacatttggttgagttgtcaacaaaTTCACATTAAACGTAAAATCAACAAAACAATTCAccgtcattggatttaggttaaaagttgggtgaaaaaagacGAAATGCCCTTAAtaagttgatgactttttgcaaatccaattagttttccatgttgattcaacttTTTgggttgaaattacatggaaacaacattgattcaatcagtttttgcccagtgggacatTTCCCCTCTTTTAACTCCCCGCTCTCTTCCCTTGCACCTCTCGAGCAGGATGACAGGTATTGGGTGAGGCGTAAGAAGAACAACGTGGCTGCCAAGAGGTCACGGGACGCCCGTCGGCTCAAAGAGAACCAGATCGCCATCCGAGCGGGTTTCCTGGAGAAAGAGAATTCAGCGCTGAGGATGGAGGTGGGCGACCTGAGGAGAGAGCTGGGGCGCACCAAAAACATAGTGGTCAAGTACCAGGCCACACACGGACCTCTGTAATGGGACTGAGACAGAATGCACTCACACACAGATGgcgactatacacacacacacacacacacacacacacacacacacacacacacacacacacacacacacacacacacacacacacacacacacacacacacacaaagaaaaacacaaacacacacacacaaatatgaggCTGAGCTTACAGCTGTCTGAGACAACCACCCAATCAATCCCCCCGTTTATCTCACCCATGTCTGTCTCTGATTGGCACTTTAGAGTGAAAGCGGATAACGTTGTGTAAAGTATGAGTATGAAACGGAATGTGTTTCCTTTATTTCTGGGCTATGTGTGTtttcattttattattttctttctTGTATATCTATCCACACATAGCTAATGTATTTTATGTGTTA comes from Salmo trutta chromosome 18, fSalTru1.1, whole genome shotgun sequence and encodes:
- the hlfb gene encoding hepatic leukemia factor isoform X1, whose protein sequence is MDKIMSRHLTVNPSFLPASNHCVLKSLLENPMKLPFLKHEHQNEGFEKEREKEKNLDEERSAPQSAFLGPTLWNKTLPYDEDNFQLEYMDLDEFLSENGIPSDLATAVHRDQHQSQSQHQTTSRSQAPPTPSPSVIDLSNHASASTLIHTSMGAQNCLRSLTRTALPSRNTPSPIDPESIQVPMSYEPDPADLALSSVPGQEMFDPRKCKFAPEELKPQPMFKKARKVLFPDDMKDDRYWVRRKKNNVAAKRSRDARRLKENQIAIRAGFLEKENSALRMEVGDLRRELGRTKNIVVKYQATHGPL
- the hlfb gene encoding hepatic leukemia factor isoform X2; the encoded protein is MDKIMSRHLTVNPSFLPASNHCVLKSLLENPMKLPFLKHEHQNEGFEKEREKEKNLDEERSAPQSAFLGPTLWNKTLPYDEDNFQLEYMDLDEFLSENGIPSDLATAVHRDQHQSQSQHQTTTLPSRNTPSPIDPESIQVPMSYEPDPADLALSSVPGQEMFDPRKCKFAPEELKPQPMFKKARKVLFPDDMKDDRYWVRRKKNNVAAKRSRDARRLKENQIAIRAGFLEKENSALRMEVGDLRRELGRTKNIVVKYQATHGPL